A window of the Falco rusticolus isolate bFalRus1 chromosome 1, bFalRus1.pri, whole genome shotgun sequence genome harbors these coding sequences:
- the ANXA10 gene encoding LOW QUALITY PROTEIN: annexin A10 (The sequence of the model RefSeq protein was modified relative to this genomic sequence to represent the inferred CDS: substituted 1 base at 1 genomic stop codon), whose amino-acid sequence MXCGAHTQGTIFPAPNFNPIMDAQLLGGALQGISCEKDVLIDILTQRCNSQRLMIAEAYRDMYGRDLITDLKENLSHHFKEVMVGLMYPPASYDAHELWHALKGVDTEEKCLIDILASRSNMEIFQMKEAYLMQYNNDLQQDIDAETSGHFRDTLMNLAQGTRMEGYADPSTAAQDAMILWEACQQKTGEHKNMLQMILCNKSYQQLWMVFQEFQNISGQDIVDAINECYDGYFQELLVAIVLCVRDKPSYFAYRLYNAIHDFGFHNKTIIRILIARSEIDLLNIRQRYKERYGKSLFHDIKHFASGHYESALLAICAGDAEDY is encoded by the exons ACACAAGGAACAATTTTTCCCGCTCCAAATTTCAACCCTATTATGGATGCCCAGTTGCTAGGAGGAGCCCTACAGGGAATTA GTTGTGAAAAAGATGTGTTGATTGACATCCTAACGCAGCGTTGCAATTCACAGCGGCTTATGATCGCTGAAGCATACAGAGACATGTATGGCAGG gatCTGATAACAGACCTAAAAGAGAATCTTTCTCATCACTTCAAAGAAGTCATGGTCGGCTTGATGTATCCACCTGCCTCCTATGATGCCCACGAGCTCTGGCATGCCTTGAAG GGAGtagacacagaagaaaaatgtctaaTTGACATATTAGCCTCACGATCAAATATGGAGATCTTCCAGATGAAAGAAGCCTACTTAATGC AATATAATAATGACCTTCAACAAGATATCGATGCTGAGACTTCAGGTCACTTCAGAGATACGCTCATGAACCTTGCTCAG GGAACAAGGATGGAAGGATATGCAGATCCTTCTACAGCTGCTCAGGATGCAATG ATTCTATGGGAAGCATGTCAGCAGAAAACAGGCGAACACAAAAACATGCTGCAAATGATTCTCTGCAACAAGAGTTACCAGCAGTTGTGGATGG TTTTCCAGGAGTTCCAAAATATCTCTGGGCAAGACATAGTAGATGCCATTAATGAATGTTATGATGGATACTTCCAAGAATTACTAGTTGCAATAG TTCTCTGTGTTCGTGACAAGCCTTCCTACTTTGCTTACAGGCTTTATAATGCAATTCAC gacTTTGGGTTTCACAATAAAACAATTATAAGGATTCTCATTGCCAGGAGTGAGATCGACTTGTTAAATATACGACAGCGATACAAAGAGAGATACGGGAAATCACTCTTTCATGACATTAAG catttTGCTTCAGGCCATTATGAGAGTGCTTTACTTGCTATCTGTGCTGGTGATGCTGAAGATTATTAA